The segment AATAAAGTTATATTTGAATAATGTCTTATTCATTGAACTGTATTACACTCTTCCCTCCTTACTGTACATGAACACACTATGTATCATTTTTCACTCTATCCCTTAACTACATAAAGGAGTAGGCCTATAGACCTTTCACATTTCCACCTAGATATCAGCGTGTTGCATTATACAGCCAAACATGGGTTATGGGAGTACAGAGCTAGCACACACTCGGACAGATGCCTTACCCTTTTTGATTCAACACCTCCCAGGTTGAGGGTGGACCACttattaaacattttaaaatatactATGACCCAGACACAAGGTTATAGGGGTAAATTATATATCCTCAAATGGCAGTTTCAATGGGGATTCTCATCTGTAAGCGGCTGCTTTGGCGTATATAGAATTTACCCTACTACTGTTCGGAATAATAAAACTAGTACTGCATTCCTTCGTTCATCACCGTCCTTTTCATGCTGGTtgctacacccccctcctgagATTCTGTGGCAGGTGCCTAATCTGTGCTCCCTGCCAGGTTGTATACCTCTAGGATCCAGAAGTTCTCATCTGTGCTGCACCCAAACATCCAAAGCCACGCTCTACATCAATATTGGGGAGTTCAGGGTAAGAAAGTTGCCCTAAGGCACAGGTGCACAACaacagtcctcaagcaccccacCAATAGGTCACATTTTCAGGCGATCCCAgcgagcacaggtggctcagaggctctgTCTTCGACttggactgattgggccacctgtgctgaagcagggactaattgggccacctgtgctgaagcaaggatatcctcaaCACCAGACCTGTTGGGAAGAGGGGGTTggggcatgaggactggagttgaacgccCCTGCCCTAAGGAATGTGGAACTGATCCAGGCTTGAGATGAAGCCGAACAATCCGTTTGCCCTGAGTGATAGCAGGTCACGCCCGTGAAGTGCCAACTCCACATGGGAGACTGATTTTTTGTAGGATTATGGCGCAATGCATTTTATCAAATGAATATCCTATATAAACCCTTCATTGCAGGGAACAGCAACAGAATAACACACCAAAAAAATGGGTTGTGTAATCACCAGAGCACACAACAATATCTGAAAACCTATAGATATGTGTAATTACACGCACACAAATAGCTGCACCTAAATGTACTGTAGGAACATGCACCGGAGGAGGGGGGTGCGTGCACGGACAGCCTGTAATATGTGCACGCACGCGTCTCGCACTAGGACCCAGAATCCCCTCGGGTGAGCCAGCCCTGTCAGCTGACCTGCGGGGTGCGCGCTGACATCACGCGCACGGCTCGGCGGGATTTTCGGATTGGCCTCTGAAGTTGCGTGGATCCAAACGGCCCTGGTGAGGAGAGCTGGTACCGGGAGTGGACGGGCCTCTGCTTCGTATTTAGCCCACTGCAAGTCACGGCTTCTCTGTGACGGAgttatctcccccttcccccagcacGCATGGGATTATCCGGGGGCTTGGAGCGCCCTGGCACTGAGAGGGTTAATATATTACACCAACACTGCCTTCAGTACTTAACGGGTTAATCGGTGTCTATAGCATGTTGCTAGGCCCTTGGCACACAAGGAGTTAAAGCTCGGGGCTGGGCGTCGGTCCCtctggcactgaatgggttaatgaGCATAACGGGCAGCAGGGTACTTCCCTGTGTACTTCCACACCACATTCACGTCCTGCGCGGTGCTGAGAGGGTTAACATTGCTGCTTTGAGCCCCCCATCACTGCAAGCCGGGCCATGCATCCTGTTGtggcactaaaggggttaacGCCTTTGCCTTGTCCCCTGACTAtggggaggttaaccccttctctgccaacAGCGCACcctccagcccccctcccccccaaaatcaCCACCTGCAAGATACTGACCTTTGAAGTGGGTCTGCGTGCAGGAAGGGTAATGTGATGGGGACGTCTTTTTGCTGATGCGCATTCTTATGTCCACTCTTTCAGTGACACCGACCTGCCTTAAAATGGCCATGCAGATGCCGTCTGAAGCCGCAGCAACGGAGGAGGAGAGCTTTGGCCCTCAGGCGATATCCCGGTTGGAGGTATATAGCGCACGGAATTGCATGTTAATTGATTATAGTTCACACTGCCATTACAATGTAACGTATATATTACATGTTATATAAagactagaccaggggtgctcaactcaagtcctaaagccgcccctcccccccaggtcagGTTTGCAAGATTATCCCAGGTGcagcacagtctttgactgagccacctgtgcagggttatcctcaaaacctgacctgttggatagtggggggggggggagggcttgaggactgtagttgagcacccctgagttaGAGAGTACCAGAGGTAGGGTGCTGTATGAGAGAtttcaggcccctctggcagctaaGAGGTTAAAATGTGTTTCAATCAAACCATACATGGCCTAAAATGCCGCTGGCTGGAGAGCCCCCTGTCACTGTCTGGGTAATAGAACCAGTATATAATGTAAGGATATAAACATGGCCGCCGTCACGGCACTGTTTGACTTCCCGctctcccccttctttcttttcAGCAATGTGGGATAAATGCAAACGACGTAAAGAAATTGGAGGAGGCCGGATTTCACACCGTGGAGGCCGTGGCCTACGCGCCGAAGAAAGAGCTGCTCAATATAAAAGGCATTAGTGAAGCTAAGGCCGACAAAATCCTGGTAAGAACAGCAAGAACACAACGCTCATTTTCCTGTGTGCTGTGACACCTCCTTATTGGTTCACTGGCTTTCTTTTATACTTGCATTCCCTTCCTGTATTAGCCTCTCCCGCCCTCATTGTATCTTTCCTGGTATAATAGTTAGAAATAAAAACCCCTATGTTCCCCGGTATCTGTAATCTAGTTGCATCCGATCCCATAAGGGAAGATGGAACCTTCTTTCTTATTGTTTGTATTGTCAGGAAACAGTACGGCTACGTTTTCAGCGCTCTGGTTTTCTTCCGTAAACGGTATTGTGAGTGTGTAGTTGTGCGAGAGAGCAAGTGTTTTTTCTCGCACATGTTCTAACGGTTCTGCAGTATAATTAGTTTTCCGTATAATTGCACTCCCTGGCGTTCGATAATTGACTTGTATTTAGTCAAATGTCCATCTTTTACTTATGGGTGAGGCAAGACGTATTAAATGCAGCAGTTAATGCCAACGAATGTGAATGCTGACTTGTAATCCTGAGGCTTCTGGTCCAGTTCTAGATTACTGACGCAAAATGATTGGTTTCTCCAGTAATTAAAACTTGTGACCAATCCTAAAGAAACCATTACTGTGGAGAAGGCTTCACTGGTTAGTTATTACAGTGCTGATGTTAATACCCTGCAACGCATTGCTTCAGTCCCCCTGGCAGTGGCGGGGTTAAAGATAGGATGGAGAGCATCTAACAACTTTAAACTGGCAGAATTGGCAAAGGACTGCGTATTGAAACTGCGTTTATTTTTATATTCCCCCTTAACGACCCTTTGAAGCCTAAATAATAAAGATGCTATATTGTCTATATACctatatattcagcatgtaactagtaAAAATGAGAAATGATATTTGATACTGATTAGCTGCCTCCGCAAAGAGAAGATGATAAATCAGAATGAAGACAGGCAGGTGTAGAAATGTTTTATGTGACTTAAGAATctattttgttttattcattttcaTTCTGTATGAAACttggtatgtttaatgtctgctgagttgaATAGTATATGGTTATGAATCGAAGGTTAGTTAAATAGTTAGTCAGTagtaaaagacaatacaatagagattgGCTTTAAAAGATTAGGAACATAGTTAATCCTATcgttacttagtgacagaacacGAGGGTTTTGTAAATTAAACtaaatattgctaaatgaagaAAGTGTTCTAATGTTGCTGATTGACTAAGAACATTGGGCTGACAGTGAGAAAAACAGGTGATTGCTATGTTAAGACTGGTTAAAGGaaaatgtataaagattgtatttgaatttatagaattcagaatcatttaacaccaccaagctaaggattctccactctataactaaaTTCTACATGCTTTAAAACCTGATGTAACTGACTGAAATGAGGCTGTAAAAGAcgttttctattgtctctgaataaattgagaaaagaaccggGCCATGGACTATTTCCTATATATTGAAAGGAggaacatttgtttgcacccagcTAATGAGCTAAATGtccaggggctgcagtgagtgGTGAAAGCATGATGTAGgtgttgatacatacagtattagtatAGCTGAACAAACAGTGTGTTAATTTTCAGTGACTTGCTGGAATACTTTTACCTGTAAAGCGACTTTAAGCATGAGCAGTAATacctgcttcccatggcgcgttAAAGCGTGTGAGATCTCTCATCCGGTGCTGCAATAATCATGTGTCCATCTCTCCCCTTCCAGGCAGAAGCTGCCAAGCTGGTTCCGATGGGATTTACCACAGCTACAGAGTTTcaccagaggcgttcagagatCATTCAAATATCCACAGGCTCCAAAGAACTTGATAAGCTCCTTCAAGGTGCTGGCTCCATTTGTACACAACACATCCTTTGTCTGATGCATTATATTACAATGGGACATGTGCACGTAATGCAACAGAGAGGAGAATTGTTAGTATTATTAGATGCAGTTATGTCCAATGTTGTGAGCATAGAGGATCAGTCTTACCGTTATTAGAAATTATTACCAACAAACGACGCCATTCATTACACTGCTACCAATGTTACAAGCTAACTTGTGGGTTGCCACTAAATATTTGTGTGGGGGTGCACCAGATCTTATGCTGCCAAAGAGAAAACATCCCAAGATGCAATGGGAAACGTTTTTTGTTTTCCGAGGTCACCCTCACCTGCCACATGTAAACCCAAAAGGTATTTTGGTTATTGCTTTACTTAAAGATATGCTTTAAGCGCCTCAGAGATAACAAATTCAgctttttataaattacatttaaTGCTCACTTACAATTTAGTGGGATCCCTGTGTAACGGTTACGTGCACAGACATATTGGCTTGATTCCTATTTATTTCCGAGGTAAGTAACAATATTTTCTTGTCCTTCCACCAGGGGGTATTGAAACCGGCTCCATTACGGAGATGTTTGGGGAGTTCCGCACCGGGAAGACTCAGCTGTGTCACACTTTGGCAGTAACCTGCCAGGTAGGTAACAGATCTTTTCTCCCGCTCGTGTGTTTACATAGGGCGCAAATTCTAGTAACTATTTGTTTTCTGAAAAaactataaaaagaaaaaaagatttaaTTCAGCTGTGAATGGAAAGATTGAATACTAAACCTTTTTGTTTTAGTCTTGTGCTCTTTAATTAAATACCACACAGACCCTCACTTCATTAACCCCTGCAACTTACTGAGATGACTATCTTCCACAAAGAACTATGATGATGGAACGAGCATGCACTGGTGTGGTCACGTTGAATACACGAGGCTTCATCATTTCGCTATTAAAATGCTTGTTGGTTTAATCTTCGCACAGTGTTACACTTCGATCCTCAGGGGCTTTGGTGTTGTGCAGGCAATTACCAAGACATTCCGCCTCTAAATACTGTCGCTTTCTTTGTACGTCTGTAATCTCTCTCTTGCACGGTTCCAGCTCCCCATTGATAGAGGCGGCGGTGAAGGAAAAGCTATGTACATTGATACTGAAGGCACTTTTCGACCTGAACGTCTGCTTGCCGTGGCTGAGAGGTACTTTTTTCGGTGCTTTGGGCATTCATTATGGCAGGAATATTGGGACTCTGCAATACACCAACAATTGTTTTTAAGAAACAAATCGCCTTATTACAAGAAAGAAACATATTTTAGAAATTTTAATGAAGGGTGAATTGCAGCTCACTATAGTGGCACTCCACTAAAGATGGTGGACTGCCCGGGTGCTTTAGCTTCAAAGAAATTGGCTATAATAGAAAGTAATTGCTGGTGTCAATGTTTGAAAACTCACAAACATGGGTTCATTTGATAATGAGACGTTTATTGCACagtatgatcatacacattcaaaagtctataagactctctgccagggagtgtcccaACAGCCGTTTTATACATATCATTTCCTTTGTCTAAAATGTGTTACTAGGCAGagtatactaaccactccttcaTTCTTAAACCAATAATTTTACAGGTCATTAAAACCTGGTTAGAACTAGATTAAAACAGTTCTCTATAGGAACAAGACACTTCTTGTTACCAGGAATGTGGATGTTTCTTCAGACAGTTGTAAATTGTGAGCAAAACACATTCaaaccacacactctctcttacacacacaatggagactgaaaacataacagacaaaatggaaacagaacatttgccttcaatccttctccagagacgaccccccctcccccagtccatTTAAGTAATATAtacatttcagcaatattacttcatctCAGGCACAGCATGACTTCTGCACAAATGCAAACATTGTGTTACTATGGTCCACGTTACAGCTCTGCAAAAAGCCTTGGAGATCGGAAACTTCGGCCTTCGTAATAAACTTTTGGCAATTTTGCCTAAGTCCTGGTGTGCCTGCTATTACTTTCTATCCCATCTCTTATATATCTCCTTTTCCTGTTCATGTTCTACATTAATGAAAAGATCTTGACGAGCTTTGCAGACAAAATTGTCAGATTTATAAATATTCAAGTTCTAAGTATAAATGGctcagtaattaaaaaaaaaagtctatattTTACCGGGACAAGTAGATATATACAAGCTGAATTGAGACATCTTGTTTGAGTATGCGCTGGTTGCTGTATTTGTTCTGTATATTCTATGTTTATGGTATAGAAAACGCTAGCAGAAGATCTCATCTCTAACATAACTACAAAAAACGAATGCCATGCAGGTCTCTCACCACCTGAAGTGTTTTGTTTTGTAGGTACGGCTTATCAGGCAGTGACGTTCTGGACAATGTAGCTTATGCTCGCGCCTTCAACACGGACCATCAAACCCAGCTGCTGTACCAGGCGTCCGCCATGATGGCAGAGTCCAGGTACTTATACCTACTGACCGCACCTCCCCGGGTTCTGCACCTCATGTTGGGTTTTCTCTGCTCTCGTGTTTATTAGTTATTTCTAAATGTGGGATCTGTAAGCGGTGATGTTTCATCGCTTCATACATCCCTCGCTAGCAGCGTGTAAAATGTAACATTTACTTCCCGAGCAGAGACTCATGTTAAGGAAGTTGGGTGTTGGTTTGCAGGTAGAGGTGTGCATGGATCCCTTTAGGACCCCGGAACCTCCGCATTGACCTCAAGGAGGAGAAATAAAACACATTGTTTCACATTTTCATGTGTGGGTAAATGTAAGGAAAATTAAGCGCAGGCAGTCTCCCCACAATATTACCTTTTCATGTCGGTCTAGTGATTTAGCCCAGGGGTacgcgactccagtcctcaaaagcccCACAccttacaggtcaggttttaaggatatccctgcttcagcacaggtggcgcaatcggtctctgcttcagcacagctgactcagTCTTCAa is part of the Ascaphus truei isolate aAscTru1 chromosome 9, aAscTru1.hap1, whole genome shotgun sequence genome and harbors:
- the RAD51 gene encoding DNA repair protein RAD51 homolog 1, with the protein product MAMQMPSEAAATEEESFGPQAISRLEQCGINANDVKKLEEAGFHTVEAVAYAPKKELLNIKGISEAKADKILAEAAKLVPMGFTTATEFHQRRSEIIQISTGSKELDKLLQGGIETGSITEMFGEFRTGKTQLCHTLAVTCQLPIDRGGGEGKAMYIDTEGTFRPERLLAVAERYGLSGSDVLDNVAYARAFNTDHQTQLLYQASAMMAESRYALLIVDSATALYRTDYSGRGELAARQMHLARFLRMLLRLADEFGVAVVITNQVVAQVDGAAMFSADPKKPIGGNIIAHASTTRLYLRKGRGETRICKIYDSPCLPEAEAMFAINPDGVGDAKD